From a region of the Triticum aestivum cultivar Chinese Spring chromosome 7D, IWGSC CS RefSeq v2.1, whole genome shotgun sequence genome:
- the LOC123167995 gene encoding chloroplast processing peptidase isoform X2: MAMAPPRLLRGLIAPMSPADWLPCHLQLLASSASLLHRWWLPSLARLRCPSCSDGFKLFLVLLLFSAALAEVRFVASASMAPTLRPGDRAVAEKVTYMFRKPSAGDIVFFRVPAALQNCGINKDVVFIKRVVATPGDFIEVRQGQLIVNGVAQNEHYTAPHGGSYMMEAMRLPEDHVFVMGDNRNNSCDSRACFW, from the exons ATGGCGATGGCGCCGCCGCGTCTGCTGCGGGGCCTCATCGCGCCGATGTCGCCGGCCGACTGGCTGCCCTGCCACCTGCAGCTGCTGGCCTCGTCCGCCTCGCTCCTGCACCGCTGGTGGCTCCCCTCGCTCGCGCGCCTCCGCTGCCCCTCCTGCTCCGACGGATTCAAGCTCTTCCTCGTCCTGCTCCTCTTCTCCGCCGCCCTCGCCGAGGTCCGCTTCGTCGCCTCCGCCTCCATGGCCCCCACCCTCCGCCCGGGCGACCGCGCCGTCGCAGAAAAA GTCACCTACATGTTCCGGAAGCCATCTGCCGGGGACATAGTCTTCTTCAGGGTGCCCGCCGCCCTGCAG AATTGCGGCATAAATAAAGATGTTGTATTTATTAAGAGGGTTGTTGCCACCCCTGGAGATTTCATCGAG GTCCGACAAGGCCAGCTTATTGTTAATGGTGTTGCACAGAATGAACATTACACCGCACCCCATGGTGGGTCGTACATGATGGAAGCCATG CGCCTCCCTGAAGACCATGTATTCGTCATGGGTGATAACCGCAATAACAGCTGCGATTCTCGTGCCTG CTTCTGGTGA
- the LOC123167995 gene encoding chloroplast processing peptidase isoform X1, translating into MAMAPPRLLRGLIAPMSPADWLPCHLQLLASSASLLHRWWLPSLARLRCPSCSDGFKLFLVLLLFSAALAEVRFVASASMAPTLRPGDRAVAEKVTYMFRKPSAGDIVFFRVPAALQNCGINKDVVFIKRVVATPGDFIEVRQGQLIVNGVAQNEHYTAPHGGSYMMEAMRLPEDHVFVMGDNRNNSCDSRAWGPLPISNIVGRHIMSFTRSSLQ; encoded by the exons ATGGCGATGGCGCCGCCGCGTCTGCTGCGGGGCCTCATCGCGCCGATGTCGCCGGCCGACTGGCTGCCCTGCCACCTGCAGCTGCTGGCCTCGTCCGCCTCGCTCCTGCACCGCTGGTGGCTCCCCTCGCTCGCGCGCCTCCGCTGCCCCTCCTGCTCCGACGGATTCAAGCTCTTCCTCGTCCTGCTCCTCTTCTCCGCCGCCCTCGCCGAGGTCCGCTTCGTCGCCTCCGCCTCCATGGCCCCCACCCTCCGCCCGGGCGACCGCGCCGTCGCAGAAAAA GTCACCTACATGTTCCGGAAGCCATCTGCCGGGGACATAGTCTTCTTCAGGGTGCCCGCCGCCCTGCAG AATTGCGGCATAAATAAAGATGTTGTATTTATTAAGAGGGTTGTTGCCACCCCTGGAGATTTCATCGAG GTCCGACAAGGCCAGCTTATTGTTAATGGTGTTGCACAGAATGAACATTACACCGCACCCCATGGTGGGTCGTACATGATGGAAGCCATG CGCCTCCCTGAAGACCATGTATTCGTCATGGGTGATAACCGCAATAACAGCTGCGATTCTCGTGCCTG GGGACCTCTTCCTATCAGCAACATTGTTGGGAGACACATTATGTCCTTTACAAGATCCTCTCTCCAATAG